The DNA window ATCTCGCGGGGGTAGCTGTTGAGCACTTCGCAGCCGTCTTCGGTGACGAGCACCAAATCCTCGATGCGGACGCCGAACTCGCCGGGGAGGTAGATGCCGGGCTCGATGGAGAAGCACATGCCGGGTTCCACCGGCGCGTCGTGCACGGCGGACACGTCGCCGGGCTCGTGCACGTCCAGGCCTATCTGGTGCCCCAGCCGGTGCGTGAAGTACGCGCCGTAGCCGGCCTCTTCGATGACCTCGCGCGCGGCGCGGTCCAGGTCGCAGAAGCGCACGCCGGGGGCCACCAGCGCTCGGGCCGCCTCGTTGGCGCGCCGCACCGCGTCGTGCACCTCGCGCTGGCGCTCGGTGGGCTCGCCGAAGACGAAGGTGCGCGTCATGTCGGCGCAGTATTCGTCCTGGCGGCAGCCCACGTCGAACAGCACCACGTCGCCGGGGGCCAGGCGCGTGCCGTCGGGCTCGTGGTGCGGGTCGGCCGCGTTCGCCCCGAAGCTCACGATGGGGGAGAACGAATGCCCCTGCGCGCCCAGCTCGCGGTAGATGCCCTCCAGCTGGCCGGCCACCTCGGCCTCGGTCACGCCCTCGCGCACCAGCTCGCGGAAGCGCGCCATAGCCGCGTCGTTCGTGGCCGAGGCGGCGCGCATGGCGGCGCGCTCGGCGTCGTCCTTGTGGGCGCGCGCGTCGTCGACGGCCTCGGACGCCAGCTGGAAGCCGCTCGCCGCGTCGCGCTCCATGAGCGGCAGCAGAAAGCGCGCGGCCAGGTTCTTGTCGCAGCCGAGCGCCGCAGCGGCATCGAGCGCGTCGGCGACGAGCGCCAGGGGGTCGCCGCCGTCCCGGTACGACGCAACGCGGCAGAGCAGGTCGGCCGGCACCGCGAACAGCTCGTTCAGCACGAGCGTCGGCTGCTCGCCCGCGCGAAGCACCAGGCCCAGGAAGCGCTCGCCCGGTTCCACGTAAGCGCCGACGAGGTACTGGATGGAGCGCGGGTCGCACACGAGCATCTGCGAGAGCCCTCGCGCGGCCAGGTTGTCCATGACGGTTTCAAGACGCTCTTCGAACATATGCTTCTCCTGTCGTGATCGATTGTTCGCAGCGATGATACCACTCGCGCAACGCAAGAGGGCCGACGCGTCTGCGCCGGCCCTCCACTGCTGCGAACGGATGCGGACGAACGATCACGCAGCCTTGGGCAGCTCCTCCTGCTGGTCCTCGGCCTCCGTGCCGTCCTCGCCGCCGGCGCCGCCTTCGATCACGCTCACCACGTTCTCGACCGCAGCCTCCACGGCGGCGGGGTCGGCGTTCGCCAGCACGTCGGTGCCGTCCTCAACCGCGCAGCCGGAGCAGGCGCGGTTGCGCCCGGCCTCAAGCGCGTCCTGGATGGTGCCCGAGTAGATGGTGCCGGAGTTCTTGATGTACTGGCAATCGGGATTGAAGTGGTACACCTCGCCGAACGGCGTCCAGTACGCCAGGCCGTCGTCGGAGAGCACCGCGGCGCCCGCCTCGGCCGCGTCCTTGTCCTCCTGCGTGGTGGGGTGGTAGTCGATGCCGCTGCCCACCGCCACGACCAGCGCGATGCCGGCCACGATGGAGCATACCTGCTTCGTCTTCTTGTCCAGGTTCTTATTCGACAGCATGAGGATGATCACCGGCGCGAACGCGATCACCGCGACGATGATGCCCAGGTCGGTCTGCACCCAGTACGCCAGCTTGTTCTCCTTGGACGCCGGGTTGATGTGGTTGGCGCGCTTCCACAGCTGCGAGCCTATCACGACCACGATCAAGTCGATGACCAGAAAGATGATGCCCCAGGTCATCGCCGGGAACTTCGGCAGATACAGCGTGCCGTTGATGGTGAGGATGGCGAACACCTCGGCCACGATGCCCAGCACCCACAGCACGATTGCCCCGATGCGGAACGGCAGCGCGTTGCCCTTGCGCTCCGCGTGCATCTCCTCGCGCACGGCCTTGGTGGCCGCACCCGTGCCGCCCTGCTTCGCGTGTTCGATGGTCTTGCCGGTTTTCGCGTCGACGAAGTGGCGCTCCTTCGGCTCCTTCTTCTCGGGAGCCGGCTTCGGCTCCTCTTCGGCCGGCTTCTCCTCGGCCTTCTCCTCGGCCTTCTTCGGCTCGGCGGCCGCCTTCGGCTCGGCGGCCTTCTTCGCGTGGCTCTTCGCGGCCGGACGCTTCTTGTCGTCGTGCTCGCCAGCCTGCTTGTCCGTCGTCATGAACGCATCGTCCCCTTCTATTGCCGACGTTTCAACCATCCTTTGACCCGTGCGGATCCTTCTGAAGGATGCTCGGTGAAAAACACATCGATATGATAAGGTACGCGGGACGGTATGAGGAAGCGATCGGCCCTGATCAACCTTTAGTTGAAGGATAGTGCCGAGCGCGCGGGGATGAGGAGCGCGAAATGGACGTGCAGGAGATCGTGAGCCAGCTCATGAAGTCGGCGGCGGAGGATCCGTCGCAGCTGAAGTCGTTCGGCGTGGATCCGAGCGCCGCCATCAAGAACGCCACGGGACTCGATCTGAACGACGAGGAGATCAAGGACGTGGTGGCCGCCGTCGAGCCCATGCTCGAGGGCGAGGGCCTCAACATGGACAAGGTCATGGAGGTCGTCGGCGACTTCTTGAGCGACGGCGACATCCTGGGCAAGCTGGGCGGCCTGTTCGGCGGCAAGTAGCCTCTGATCTCCCGCAGGTCAATGTGCGCTTTGCCATCCGAGCGCAGCGACCGAAGGGAGCGGAGTCGAAGGATCCCATCCAGCGCTCTGCCAATCTTGGTTTAACGCGTTCCGACGCTCGCGTTCGTTCGCCAGAGGGGCGTCAGATACGGGGAAATTCGGGAAGAGGGCCGCGCGCCCGCCCGATTGGCGTATCATACGGGCCATGGGAACCGGACTGACATACCTGCGCAAGACCACCTCGCCCGAGGCGACCAAGCAGCTGGCGTCCACGCTCGCGCCTTACCTGCGCGCCGGCGACGTCATCGTGCTGTCGGGCGACCTCGGCGCGGGCAAGACGCAGTTCGTGCAGGGCGTGGCGGCCGGCCTCGGCGTGCGCGCCCCGGTGACGAGCCCCACGTTCAACATCCTGCTGAGCTATCCGGAGGGCACGCTGCCGCTGCACCATTTCGACCTGTACCGCCTCGACGACATCGACGAGCTCGAGGACATCGGCTTCTACGAGACGCTCGACGCCGACGGCGCGTCGTTCGTCGAGTGGGGCGAGAAGTTCCCCGACGCGCTGCCGTACGGCTATCTCGACGTGGTGGTCACCGTGGATGCCGAGGGCAACCGCGTCGTGCGGGTCCACGCCTTTGGCGACCGCGCGCGCCGGCTGCTCACGGTATGGGCGAACGACTCGAAGTCGCGGCTGATGAAATGCGCGGGAGGGACTGCGTGAGCGAATTTTCCCCGCGCCCCGAGGGGGTGCCTGCCCGAGCACGTTGCGTGCTCGCTTTCGACACGGCCAACGAGGTGATCGCCATCGGCGTGGGCGCGCTCCATCCCGACGCGCGCACGGTGGAGGTGCTCGCGTCGGTGGAGGCCGAGGCGCGCCGCGCGTCGAACACCCAGCTCCTGCCGCGCATCGACGCGGCGCTCGCGAAACTCGGCGTCGCGCGCGCGGACATCGCATGCGTGGTCGTGGGGCGCGGGCCCGGGTCGTTCACGGGCGTGCGCATCGCCATGGCCACGGCGAAGGGCGTCGCCTCGGCGCTCGGCGTGGGGCTCGTGGGCGTGTCGTCGCTCGACGCCGTGGCGTGGGGCGCGCAGGCGGCGGGCGAGCGCGGGCCGCTGGCCGTGGTGGCCGACGCCATGCGCAAGGAAGTGTATCCCGTGCGCTACCTGCTGGACGAAGAGGGCGCCGAGCGGCTCGAGGCCGACCGGGTGCTCAAGGCCGAGGCGGCGGCGGAGGAGCTTGCGGCCGACGGGATCGAGCGCCGGGTGGCGGGCGACGCGCTGCGCAAGTACGGCGAGCTGTTCGCGCCGTGCGGCGGGGCGCTGGCCGAGGAGCTGTGGACGCCGACGGGGCGGGGGCTTTTTCTGGCGCTGCAGGCCGCGTGGCGCGCGGGCGCGGCCGACCCCCTCGACGCGGCGCGGCACGATCCCGCGTTCGCGCTGCCGGTGTACACGCGGCTTTCCGACGCCGAGGAGAACGAGCGCATCCGTCTGGCGAAGAACGATCCTAAGAACCTGGTCACGGGCGTGCAGGATGTGTCCGTGCGCCGCGACCAGCGCGCGAGCATGCACGACGCGGCCATCCTGAACGCGCGGCCCGATGCGGACGGCGTGACGTACAAGCCCCTCGACGCCGCGCATGCCGAGGCGGTGGCCGCGCTTGAGGCGCAGGTGATGGGTTCGGACGCGTGGAGCGCCGCGCTGGTGGCCGACGAGCTGCCGCGAGAGGACCGCACGTGGTGGGCCGCCTACGATGGCGGGCGGCTGCTCGGCTACGCCGGCGGGTGGATCGTCGACGGGCAGGTGCAGATCCTCAAGGTGGGGGTGGACCCGGCGGCGCGCCGGCGCGGCATCGCGCGCGGGCTGCTGGCCCGCGTGGCGGCCGACGCGCGCGATTTGGGCGCGTCGGCGTGCACGCTCGAGGTGCGCGCGGGCAACGCGGGCGCGCGGGCGTTCTACCAGGCACTCGGCTTCCGCGCGCTCGGCACGCGCCCGCGCTACTACTCGGACGGTGAGGACGCGCTCATCCTGGAGGGCCCACTGCCGCTCGCGCAGCACGACGTGGCCGGCATGGGGCTCAAAGTGGGCGAGCTTTGTCATCCTGAGCGAGCGAAGCGAGTCGAAGGATCCCGCGCGGCGTCAGCCGTGACGCTTTCCGCTGACGCCGCACGGGATCCTTCGACTCCGGCGCGCGCCTCCGCTCAGGATGACAATTTGCTTCGTCCCCTCATCCTGGCCATCGAGTCGTCCTGCGACGAGACGGCCGCTGCCATCGTGGACGGCGAGGGCAACCTGGTGGCCGACGTGGTGGCCTCGCAGGTGGACTTCCACGCGCGCTTCGGCGGCGTGGTGCCCGAGATAGCCAGCCGCAAGCACATCGAGGCCATCTGCGGCGTGTGCGACGAGTGCTTCGATGTGGCGGCGACTGCGCTCGGCGTGCCGTGTCTGAGCTGGGGAGACCTCGATGCCGTCGCGGTCACCTACGCGCCGGGACTCGTGGGCGCGCTCGTGGTGGGCGTGGCGTTCGCCAAGGGCGCGGCGTGGGCGCACGGCTTGCCCTTCATCGGCGTGCACCACCTGGAGGGGCACCTGTACGCCAACAAGATCGGCGCGCCCGACTTTGCGCCGCCGGCGGTGGTGTCGCTCGTGTCGGGCGGCAACACGCTGCTCGTGCACGTGCGCGATTGGGGCGACTACGAGACGCTCGGCGCCACCATCGACGACGCGGTGGGCGAGGCGTTCGACAAGGTGGCGAAGGCGCTCGGTCTGGGGTATCCCGGCGGCCCCGTCATCTCGCGCCACGCCAAGGAGGGCGACCCGGACGCCATCGCGTTCCCGCGCGCCATGATGCACTCGGGCGATCTGCGCTTCTCGCTCTCGGGCCTGAAGACGGCCGTGGTCACCTACCTCAACAACGAGCGCGCCGCCGGCCGCGAGGTGAACGTGGCCGACGTGTGCGCGAGCTTCCAGCAGGCCGTCGTCGACGTGCAGGTGAAGAAGGCGCAGATGGCGCTCGAGCAGACCGGCGCGCCCACGTTCTGCCTCGGCGGCGGCGTGGCGGCGAACCCCGTGCTGCGCGACGCGTACCGCGAGCTCTGCGACCGCATGGGCGTGCGCCTCGTGCTGCCTCCCTTGAGCGCCTGCGGCGACAACGCCGGCATGATCGCCCTCGTGGCCCTCGACCGCTACCGCCAAGGCCGCTTCTTCGGCCTCGACGCCGATGCCCAAGCCCACGCCAACCTCGACGAACCGTACTGAGCGCGTGACGTCGTCCCGTCCCTTTGTCACGCCAATGGCGAATGCCGATATCGGGATTCGCCATAGCGTGGCTGAAACCGATAGGTCCTCTGTCTGGTTGCTGGAAGCGTGAGGAGCGACCCAAATCAGAGGAGCTGCACGCAAATCGGGCCCGCCTGACACAAAAATCCCCGACGTGAAAGGATACTGGCAGGCCGCGCGGGCACTGACTTTTTGCGACCTGGAAAAACGCTGCGGGCCCTTTGCTCCGGGGAGCCGACGGCCGCCCTTTTCCGCCTCCGAGCCTTTCACGTCGGGGATTTTTGTGCCAGGTGGGCCCGATTCGCGTGCAACGTGAGATCCGGCCGCCGGGGCGGGCTCCCCGGCGGCCCTTGCAGGGCTTACGGCAGCGGAATCTCTATGTCGCCGATGGTTACGGAGGCCACCTCGTCGAGGTTCAGGAACTCGTCGAACATGCAGTTCTTGTGGCAGGCGGTGGCGCTTTCGTCTGCGTTCCAGCCGCCTCCCGAGTTCGAGGCGTCGATGGTGGTGCCGTCTTTCAGGTTGATGGCGATGGGGAACTCCAAGAAGCGGTCCTGTTGCGCGCTGTTATGTTCCGATAGGCGTCCGTTCTCCTGCTTTTCCCAGTTCACAGGCTCGTGCACCGTGTACTTGAGCGTGAGGGCGAGCGGCGAGAGGCTGGCCGAGTCGAGCGTGGCCTCCATGCCGTTCATCTCGAAGCTCTGGCCGGCGGGAAGGGCAACGGAGGTGTCCTCGTAGTCCACGGTGAACTTCATGTCCCACGTGCCCTCGGCGATGACCTGCCGCTCGCTGCCGCCGACGTAGCGGCAGAGATCCTTGAAATGCACGCGGGCCGTGCGTCCGATGATGCTGTCGCCCAAGGAGGTGACCGACATCTGCTCCACGTACTGGATGGCGTTGTCGGCGGGGTCCGCGTCGTAGA is part of the Arabiibacter massiliensis genome and encodes:
- the tsaE gene encoding tRNA (adenosine(37)-N6)-threonylcarbamoyltransferase complex ATPase subunit type 1 TsaE produces the protein MGTGLTYLRKTTSPEATKQLASTLAPYLRAGDVIVLSGDLGAGKTQFVQGVAAGLGVRAPVTSPTFNILLSYPEGTLPLHHFDLYRLDDIDELEDIGFYETLDADGASFVEWGEKFPDALPYGYLDVVVTVDAEGNRVVRVHAFGDRARRLLTVWANDSKSRLMKCAGGTA
- a CDS encoding DUF4179 domain-containing protein, producing MNRDYNNTMDALRFSPETKARMAANLAAAQEQTDPRTAPEVRAVRGGKRRWRFAAVAAAAAVLVVGVGGGAYATGALMGVGNVFDDLFGGPPAQTEVVDKIGRPLGASATSGGVTITAEAIVGDKANYAIVFSVAKDDGTPFEGVEELETGVLLLGFADAASVHVDGVTSAGGSSHFYDADPADNAIQYVEQMSVTSLGDSIIGRTARVHFKDLCRYVGGSERQVIAEGTWDMKFTVDYEDTSVALPAGQSFEMNGMEATLDSASLSPLALTLKYTVHEPVNWEKQENGRLSEHNSAQQDRFLEFPIAINLKDGTTIDASNSGGGWNADESATACHKNCMFDEFLNLDEVASVTIGDIEIPLP
- a CDS encoding aminopeptidase P family protein; translated protein: MFEERLETVMDNLAARGLSQMLVCDPRSIQYLVGAYVEPGERFLGLVLRAGEQPTLVLNELFAVPADLLCRVASYRDGGDPLALVADALDAAAALGCDKNLAARFLLPLMERDAASGFQLASEAVDDARAHKDDAERAAMRAASATNDAAMARFRELVREGVTEAEVAGQLEGIYRELGAQGHSFSPIVSFGANAADPHHEPDGTRLAPGDVVLFDVGCRQDEYCADMTRTFVFGEPTERQREVHDAVRRANEAARALVAPGVRFCDLDRAAREVIEEAGYGAYFTHRLGHQIGLDVHEPGDVSAVHDAPVEPGMCFSIEPGIYLPGEFGVRIEDLVLVTEDGCEVLNSYPREIEVLA
- the tsaD gene encoding tRNA (adenosine(37)-N6)-threonylcarbamoyltransferase complex transferase subunit TsaD: MSEFSPRPEGVPARARCVLAFDTANEVIAIGVGALHPDARTVEVLASVEAEARRASNTQLLPRIDAALAKLGVARADIACVVVGRGPGSFTGVRIAMATAKGVASALGVGLVGVSSLDAVAWGAQAAGERGPLAVVADAMRKEVYPVRYLLDEEGAERLEADRVLKAEAAAEELAADGIERRVAGDALRKYGELFAPCGGALAEELWTPTGRGLFLALQAAWRAGAADPLDAARHDPAFALPVYTRLSDAEENERIRLAKNDPKNLVTGVQDVSVRRDQRASMHDAAILNARPDADGVTYKPLDAAHAEAVAALEAQVMGSDAWSAALVADELPREDRTWWAAYDGGRLLGYAGGWIVDGQVQILKVGVDPAARRRGIARGLLARVAADARDLGASACTLEVRAGNAGARAFYQALGFRALGTRPRYYSDGEDALILEGPLPLAQHDVAGMGLKVGELCHPERAKRVEGSRAASAVTLSADAARDPSTPARASAQDDNLLRPLILAIESSCDETAAAIVDGEGNLVADVVASQVDFHARFGGVVPEIASRKHIEAICGVCDECFDVAATALGVPCLSWGDLDAVAVTYAPGLVGALVVGVAFAKGAAWAHGLPFIGVHHLEGHLYANKIGAPDFAPPAVVSLVSGGNTLLVHVRDWGDYETLGATIDDAVGEAFDKVAKALGLGYPGGPVISRHAKEGDPDAIAFPRAMMHSGDLRFSLSGLKTAVVTYLNNERAAGREVNVADVCASFQQAVVDVQVKKAQMALEQTGAPTFCLGGGVAANPVLRDAYRELCDRMGVRLVLPPLSACGDNAGMIALVALDRYRQGRFFGLDADAQAHANLDEPY
- a CDS encoding homocitrate synthase, with amino-acid sequence MDVQEIVSQLMKSAAEDPSQLKSFGVDPSAAIKNATGLDLNDEEIKDVVAAVEPMLEGEGLNMDKVMEVVGDFLSDGDILGKLGGLFGGK
- a CDS encoding ABC transporter permease → MTTDKQAGEHDDKKRPAAKSHAKKAAEPKAAAEPKKAEEKAEEKPAEEEPKPAPEKKEPKERHFVDAKTGKTIEHAKQGGTGAATKAVREEMHAERKGNALPFRIGAIVLWVLGIVAEVFAILTINGTLYLPKFPAMTWGIIFLVIDLIVVVIGSQLWKRANHINPASKENKLAYWVQTDLGIIVAVIAFAPVIILMLSNKNLDKKTKQVCSIVAGIALVVAVGSGIDYHPTTQEDKDAAEAGAAVLSDDGLAYWTPFGEVYHFNPDCQYIKNSGTIYSGTIQDALEAGRNRACSGCAVEDGTDVLANADPAAVEAAVENVVSVIEGGAGGEDGTEAEDQQEELPKAA